The region GCTATTTTCAacagatttttatattctatcaATGCGGAAACAATAGGCAAGATGATAAGgttctatttttattgaaatttaattgaatgtCCGAATCACTGAAAAGTGGCTGAACTTGCACgattcatcttttctctttttctctccaacgtgaaaagaaaaagagaaaagatgaacccGTGcacaagaagttcagctaaaaggAACAGGACTTCTGCTACCATTTGCACTACTGCGCATACGCGGAATTTGTCCGTCCTATTGTGGCTATTGTCCGAAATACTCCGAGAGATCGTTGAAGACGTTGAAGCTGGTTATAAAACGTGAAACTCATTTGCCGGAGAAGCTGGTATgctatttctataataattacacaagATTTTATAACTATACTACAATTCGACAAACgcgataacaaaatatttgatcgAGATTCTCATTTGCAATCAGTACATGTCCGTAAAAGAATGTAGGTCACGTAAACGATGTAACGCAATTGAAAAGTTAGGTTATGTTTCTGCATGTCTATATATAACGGGCATAAAATAGTGTAACACATTTTAAAACGTATAAAGCATTGTTGATggatgaatttatttatttattaccgtAATATCACCGTGTAAGAtatgtcataaataaaaactgttaGCAAAGTATATAGATACGTTACATTATtgatagtttattaataatctttctcAACAGtgatattaaatctttttcttttcttttttttttttaagattctgTTTCGTTAGAGCCGAAGATGCCGAAGTCAAAAGAATATCTGTCTGACAGCGATGACAGCAGTAGTGAGGAggtactatttttaaacatttatattaatttctgtaacATCTTTTTATGTTCGTATTGTTTCCCATTTGCAGGAAGTAAAGTCGAAAAAGAAGCAAAAGAGGGAAAgggaagaagatgaagaaaaagaggcgaagaaagagaagaagccGGCGAAGAAGCCGAAAACAGATGACGAAGATAGTATTTGGGACTTGGGTAACAATCGTCAAGTAAATGTGAGGAATTTCAAAGGCAAATATTACGTCGATATTCGGGAGATGTATTATGACAAGGATGGCGATTTAAAACCTGGGAAAAAaggtaacattttttttgcaaagacAACGAACGTTACagttgataattttataatcaatttaaaaaccCAGGTAtaaacagatttttaaatattttaatatttttgtgatttttataGGAATATGCTTAACAATGCAACAATGGCGAAAGTTAATGGATGTTGTGGAGGAGGTGGATAAAGTGGCCAAGTCAAAGAGTTAGAATTGTAATTCTAAcgaattctaatttaaaaaatgtttcttttacgTTCATGATGCTTCCAACGTTACGTTTTTGAAAGTGTGTAACtgtcgtatattttttttaaagtccGAGATTTCTAAGTATTTCTGTGAAACTAGAGAttacataaaatgttaaaGTGTGTTATTTGGGAAGTGTATCTCTAAGAAAACTACACTTATTGCTGATTTGTAATggacaaataaaatactttatttgctattttttcaaagaaaataaatggtAAGATCCTGGAAACTAGTAACATCGTATCTggtttatatgttataaaattttgtgagTTTTTCCAAATCATATAAATTGTAGTCGATCGTGTACCGTAACACTTTATATTTCTTGTGTAGTACTATGAAAAATATCACATACGTTGTACGACAAAGATATAATAGCTCTCAGATATTTGTCAGaaaatcattttctttaaattattgtaatcatAATGTTGTATcaactaaataaaattcaattgatATTGTGAAGGGATACAGTTTACAACTTTTGTTCTCATATaccaatattaatattctctctactattatataaacttctcttctcttctctattatataaacatacatatatacatgtttatATTGTCTATCACACGttcatacaattaaaaatttaaaacatttgtctttaaattaaaagaaaatatttacgtacaacataaagttaatataaaaaaaaaaaataataatttaatcgacTACAAAAATgctaatcatatataaaagacTTTAAAATCGCAAAGAgagtatataaatgttaaataatttagattgTCAGTAACAAAATACTCTAATACTTTACTtctaatactatatataattatataaaaatagaaaagatactatttacgtttttttatacatatgtacaaaagAGAGCATTATTCAGGCCCATGAACCGTAGACAAGAATTTATTCAGGTCTACTTCATCTAAGTTACTAAGTAATATTTGCGGATCAGTCGTGCATTTCTTCTCAAccttaaaagagaaaaacaattatataagtattatagCCTATAGGCAACGTAAGTATttgtatgaattttttaattaccggCTTCGTTTCTCTTGCTTCTGACAGTTTTCTCTTCCGGCTTTTGGTAGTAGTATCTGTAACTAAAGCATCTTTCATTTAACATTCTCTAACTTCTGCAATAAAAAGCAATTaagcttattttattaaataaatattttataaaatatctttacaaTCTTACCTTTTTCCTGATGCTTATCCGGTTTTTGCTTTTTCCTTGCATCAGATTGCGTATTGTTATTAGTTTTGTTTGCCGCAGCAGTTTTAATAATCGTCTTATTTGTTTTAGCTCTTGATGGTTCATCTATAGGAGACGACGTAGCCAAGGGTTTCGTGGTATCgtcttttaaattaagaacGTCTTTATCTGCTTGGAAGTTAGGTGTCTCGCAAACTTTTTCATTCTTCGTGCGTGATTTTTTACTCGCCGTCCGTTTCTTAGGCGGGCGATTAAATATTTCCTCCAACTCGGTAGCTTTCATTATCTTGATGCACTCAACGGGGTTCGAATTCGAGAAATCGGCATGATTGATTTTAATCTGTAACTCATGTGCGCTATAtctccttcttctctttttcatcGGTACGCTGTCGTCATACACAAAGTGATACTCGGCTTTTATACCATTATGAACATCGACCATTTGATGCGATTCACCATCACCGTCGCTTTCAAGTTCGCTCTGCTCTTTATGTTGCTTTTCAGTTTGATTTTTACCATTGTTCGATTGCTCCTTTTTGGACGCAGGCACCAATTGCAAACACTGAAGAACGGTCGATAATTCCTGTTTGGGATTTTCAACATTAGCGTTCTCCTTCTTGTCTGAAGCTTCATCAGCATTTTGAGTTTCCGCGTCAGCGATTTTCTTGGTTTTGTCATCTTTCGCACTTACAGTCGAAGATGTTTTGTGATCGTTCTCCTCGTCACTAAATAAGTCGCGCTTCACTTGATCTACCTtgaatcttaatattttattatcagatttatcaatattatttggaAATTGTCTCAGTTTACTTGCTTTATCTTCCGTTTGATCATTCTTTACCTTATCCGGAGCTAATGTTTCTTGTACGACGATATATTTCCCtgaatttctctctttctttaaaatctttttttgtacagtAGTATTGTTGAATGTCTCCCCCGTTCCTTCTTTGTCGACGCTCTTAACATTGCAGTTTTTCTCCGTATTTTCCTTGGAATCTGGCATGTCTTTTAAATGATCTTGATCTTTTGATAAGGAATTACGCGGTTGCGTGGATTCACTCATACAATTttcaattacattattttcacaaacGTTACTTTCGTGCAATTGTTTTGTCGTATAATCATCGAGCGGTTTGTTACTATTATTCCCGTAATTTGTTAAGCTAGGATTTGTACTTTTCGATGCGGCAACTCGGTTTGTCGTTTCTTCCTCGTTATCGTTGCATTTGTTCACGAGATTCTGTTTTTGCGATTCGTATTTTCTTCGCGTACTTTTCCTCGAGGTTTCCTGTCGATTGTCCTGCGGCTCTGTATTCTTATTAACATCCCTGGCATATCTTGCCGGCGGACGTATAATTCGCTTTCCTCTACCAAACTTCTTCAGAGTGTCGGCAGTTTTGCCAGTTAAAATGCATTTACGCTTCGTCCCGCTAGGAAGATTCAATTTGGAATTATCTCTGATCTTAGCCATGATACGTTGTCGTTTTTCTTCTAGTAGCTGCCTGTGCTGCATCAACTTGTCGTGCATAAGCGTGCTTTGCTCGCGCTCGGGTTCATTTTGAATCGGTTTCGGAGGCTGGATGAATTTCACTGATCCTGGTCGAATACATTGTATATCTATTATCTTTGGCTGTGCCCGCGATTTGTTGATTTGTATTTTACCGCTGCTCTTGGACGACTTGTTCGATCTTGATAAATTTTCGTCTTCCGTCATAATCGCCGATATCCTTGTCGTCAAATTAATCGTTTCTACTCCGCTTTTTGAGCTGCTGGGCGTTTCCGAAATATCGGCTTCATTTAATAGAGTCTCATCTTTAACGGGGGTTTCCTTCAACGTATCCTTTAACTGATCGTCAGTTTTCGTGATCGCGAACACTTTCTTCGGCGAAGATTCCGCTTCAATCGCGCTATCTGATTTTTTACATGCGTCGCTTGGTATAGCCGCTACATCATGTGTATCTTTCGGTGCGTTAATGCTTTTTTCCGCGAAATCGCTACTGATGTCCGTGCTCATTTTACTTGAGGCTTTATCGCATTTCCCGTTCGGCGAACACGTATTCGTCGATGTATTCGAACTGCTGGACGTAGATGATGATGAAgaggacgatgacgacgacgatgacgatgacgaagAGCTACTTGCCACAGAGTCATTGTGAGAATCATTGACATAATTGGCATCGATTATTGTTTCTCGATGCTCACCTACGCCTTTAATTTCGTTCACCTGTATCAGATCCACGTGGTGGTCTATTACAATCGAAGCGTTGAGTTCTGCCACGATTCCTGAATCTTTGGACGCAATTTTAAACTCCCTGATAGCCTCTTCCCTCGGCAAGTTCTCCTTGATCACTTCGAACTCCGTTATCTCTAGTTTGGAGGAAGTACACGTCTGATTACCAGAAATAAGACTATTGTGCGTcgaatgtaattttatgtgcGACGAAGATAGAATGGGTGACTCTTGCGTACTGCTGTCTTTAGGCTTAGATACCTTCAAATCAGAATCTTGAGCTTGCTCGGAGGTGGGTTTGTAGTACGGGGAATTGTACTCGCCTCTTTTTAGAATATCTCTAGTCGTCTCCTCTTTCGGTGTCAGAGCTACGCCCGGAGTTATCGGGAATTCCGGGGTGGTGATGAAACTACGTATTTTAGTGGAGTCCTCGCTGACCTTGATAAACGGTGTAATTAGATTGCTACTGGGACTTAGTACTCTCGGTGTCGGCGGAGGACCGGATATGTTGTCGAATTTTCTAGGTGTCTCCAAGCTTATCATATCGGGCAAAATGTGTTGCGTGCTGTCCACGGATATAATTCTCGAGACTTCTGACATTTGCGCGATTTCCATGTTTTTTACTTTCCCGTTATCAGACTTCCGACTTAAGTTAGTCGCTATCGTCGTTAATTGCACGTACTTTTTTACAGGTTTCGTTTCAACTGCTACCGCACCGCTGGTGGGTGCGCTTGTACTGTTCGTTTTTGCCGACGTCTCACAAGTATTGGTCGATTCCGAAATTTTGTCAGATTTGTTTGTACTGGAACTTACAGGATTAACAGTAGCTTccgttatattttctttctcattattttgcGATTCTGTTATTATGTTTTCTTGGGAATTCTCTTCCGATCCATTGGTGTTTTCCGCATTATGCTTAAGCTTCCTGTTCACTTTCAGTTTACCGCaactctttctctcgttgCTCTTCGATCGTGAATTGTATTTAGTCTTTTTACATATCACGTCATTCCTATCTTTAATAGAATTTCTTCTCCTCTTTACTGGTTCCTTAATCTCCGGCTTGTCTTTCTCGTCTCCCTTATTCGATTCTATATTCCTGCGTAAATCGGCATCCCAATTTCCCGCAAGAGGCTTAGATGGCTTGTGTTGAATGATTCTATCCTCGGAGGAGGAACAAGACGCGCTGGTACTACCATGTGGAGATACCTCGCCTATAATGACACCAACGCCGTTATACTTGTCCCAGCCTCCCATGAGTTTCGGCGCGGGGCTTCTAGTAGCTATGGGAATTCTGTAAGACTGATTAACTTTCATCGGACTCTTCTGTTTCTGAGCGGAAGTACTGGAAAGCGACGGTGATCTGAATAATGTAGTCCTACAAACGGATTTCAAACGTTTCGCCGATGTGAATGGTGTGTCCCCCCTCGTTTTCCTAGTGGAACTCGTCGTTCTCGTAGGAGTGCTAAAGTCGAGCGCCCTTACGTGACTGTTTCGTTTACGCGGCGTGGATAAACTTAATCTATGATTTTTGGATCTACTTTTTAACAGGGATTTCGGCGTGCGTTTAGTAATAATATCGACATTCTTAGGTGACCGCGtgcttttgttattatttgtcgTAGGGTTCGCCGCGCTTTCCATCACGGGTGCTAAATCAATGTCCGAAAGATTGTGACTTTGGTTGGTTTTGCtacaattaaactttaaatatgGAGAAAGTCCGCTCTCCGACAGGCTGATATTTTCCTCCAAATTGATCATAGGCATGTTGGTGCTATCCAATGATGTTTTAGCGCTAGTTTCATCATTGCCATAAAGCGTTATCGATTCACCTCCGACGATCTTACCATTTTGCACCGGTTCTAACGGACGATTTAATACCTGTTGATCAATAGTGATGATGGGTACTGTCGCGTCAGTTTtgtgtatagtttttaatCGTTTGTTCACGTTACCGTTTTTCCTTGTCGATTGCAATAATCCCACTTGATTCGCAGGATCGTTCGGTTCTTCTACCAAAGACGGCAGTGTTTTGACTGCCGGTACTTTCTGCGCTACATTGACCGCCCGTAGATATAAAGTTTCAGCAGTTCCTTTATTAATGCTATCTGAATCTTTCGGAGCAATCGGAATAAAACGCGAAGTGGAAGTCGATGTAATAGTTGATGagcgatttattaaaaaattattcaccTCTTCTTGCGAACACACTATCAACGTTGGCATAGCCATGATTTCGTGTTCTGTTATGGGCTGAATTGTATCGGACTGAACAGAACTGGATTGGTTATTAATGGCCGTTTGATCGCGTTTGGGTTTCGTGGGTCTTGGTCGTTTTACCGTGGACTTTTTAACTTTGGGCTGTATTTGCAGTTGTGTAACATTAGTTTTCTGTACGTTTGTCGCTGTTAAAGGTTTTATAGCATCATTCTTATTTATCAAAGGTATTTGCAttgtttgcattttttgtTCATTACTATCATCTGTggttattatttcttttgtatcAAGAGTTCTTTTGCCACTGTCAGGCACACTATTAACAATGTTGGCATTTATAATACTCAACACCGCGGCTGCATTTTGATCTTCCAAAGCGATTTGATCTTTCTCTTGATCCCTTGCTTTGTCGACCTCGTCTTCAATTCTGTTATATTGTTGTCTTGAAGAACTACGAAGTCTGTGCTTTAAAGGCACGTCCGCTGTACCGTCCTCCGCGGATACTTTAGTATCTATTACCACTGGCTCTGGTGAACCAACATTGCTCACACTTGCTTCCACTTCCATTTGTTTCTCCTGTGCTCTGAAagcaatattttgaaaatatagcatatttaatttataacgaaaaatagttagttcaaaaaataaaatatatacgcaCTCATTAACCGACTTTGGGCTTAGCTTTCCTTCACCATCTTCCTCTGGACTTGTGTCAGTTTCTGTGTGCGGC is a window of Temnothorax longispinosus isolate EJ_2023e chromosome 1, Tlon_JGU_v1, whole genome shotgun sequence DNA encoding:
- the LOC139816006 gene encoding uncharacterized protein isoform X3; this encodes MEALLPSEIARLVLGYLEDQKCAEAAKLFLETSPHLQECRTVLSCGRRFSTRVNGLTLMDIVEKFSAISTMIQERLSKATDCEQLKHLNGDLIEQLRFLVEEPRGQRFVSNAQTSNGSPIAASSMRKRHHSNSERVKRSIKSQLNLVQQLDIMSPPASCHNVDTTPLESLPGNVDLLRQTECAAHTVEKRDDNFTQEPHKQCDSDKNNSTNDITTRNRNNSIRISSDDVSSVRSCEMDIDDKKKEESVINTIPKQYTTATSTEELLSFSSTEVQTIPYEIPESESESNDEPIENLSILTKEILNRTDLQECIAENINKAIIPTDLSLKDENLNESMVGEGNTSIMAELNNAIKSIVEATESDPVFEKFIDEIIGPHTETDTSPEEDGEGKLSPKSVNEAQEKQMEVEASVSNVGSPEPVVIDTKVSAEDGTADVPLKHRLRSSSRQQYNRIEDEVDKARDQEKDQIALEDQNAAAVLSIINANIVNSVPDSGKRTLDTKEIITTDDSNEQKMQTMQIPLINKNDAIKPLTATNVQKTNVTQLQIQPKVKKSTVKRPRPTKPKRDQTAINNQSSSVQSDTIQPITEHEIMAMPTLIVCSQEEVNNFLINRSSTITSTSTSRFIPIAPKDSDSINKGTAETLYLRAVNVAQKVPAVKTLPSLVEEPNDPANQVGLLQSTRKNGNVNKRLKTIHKTDATVPIITIDQQVLNRPLEPVQNGKIVGGESITLYGNDETSAKTSLDSTNMPMINLEENISLSESGLSPYLKFNCSKTNQSHNLSDIDLAPVMESAANPTTNNNKSTRSPKNVDIITKRTPKSLLKSRSKNHRLSLSTPRKRNSHVRALDFSTPTRTTSSTRKTRGDTPFTSAKRLKSVCRTTLFRSPSLSSTSAQKQKSPMKVNQSYRIPIATRSPAPKLMGGWDKYNGVGVIIGEVSPHGSTSASCSSSEDRIIQHKPSKPLAGNWDADLRRNIESNKGDEKDKPEIKEPVKRRRNSIKDRNDVICKKTKYNSRSKSNERKSCGKLKVNRKLKHNAENTNGSEENSQENIITESQNNEKENITEATVNPVSSSTNKSDKISESTNTCETSAKTNSTSAPTSGAVAVETKPVKKYVQLTTIATNLSRKSDNGKVKNMEIAQMSEVSRIISVDSTQHILPDMISLETPRKFDNISGPPPTPRVLSPSSNLITPFIKVSEDSTKIRSFITTPEFPITPGVALTPKEETTRDILKRGEYNSPYYKPTSEQAQDSDLKVSKPKDSSTQESPILSSSHIKLHSTHNSLISGNQTCTSSKLEITEFEVIKENLPREEAIREFKIASKDSGIVAELNASIVIDHHVDLIQVNEIKGVGEHRETIIDANYVNDSHNDSVASSSSSSSSSSSSSSSSSSTSSSSNTSTNTCSPNGKCDKASSKMSTDISSDFAEKSINAPKDTHDVAAIPSDACKKSDSAIEAESSPKKVFAITKTDDQLKDTLKETPVKDETLLNEADISETPSSSKSGVETINLTTRISAIMTEDENLSRSNKSSKSSGKIQINKSRAQPKIIDIQCIRPGSVKFIQPPKPIQNEPEREQSTLMHDKLMQHRQLLEEKRQRIMAKIRDNSKLNLPSGTKRKCILTGKTADTLKKFGRGKRIIRPPARYARDVNKNTEPQDNRQETSRKSTRRKYESQKQNLVNKCNDNEEETTNRVAASKSTNPSLTNYGNNSNKPLDDYTTKQLHESNVCENNVIENCMSESTQPRNSLSKDQDHLKDMPDSKENTEKNCNVKSVDKEGTGETFNNTTVQKKILKKERNSGKYIVVQETLAPDKVKNDQTEDKASKLRQFPNNIDKSDNKILRFKVDQVKRDLFSDEENDHKTSSTVSAKDDKTKKIADAETQNADEASDKKENANVENPKQELSTVLQCLQLVPASKKEQSNNGKNQTEKQHKEQSELESDGDGESHQMVDVHNGIKAEYHFVYDDSVPMKKRRRRYSAHELQIKINHADFSNSNPVECIKIMKATELEEIFNRPPKKRTASKKSRTKNEKVCETPNFQADKDVLNLKDDTTKPLATSSPIDEPSRAKTNKTIIKTAAANKTNNNTQSDARKKQKPDKHQEKVTDTTTKSRKRKLSEARETKPVEKKCTTDPQILLSNLDEVDLNKFLSTVHGPE
- the LOC139816006 gene encoding uncharacterized protein isoform X1, which encodes MEALLPSEIARLVLGYLEDQKCAEAAKLFLETSPHLQECRTVLSCGRRFSTRVNGLTLMDIVEKFSAISTMIQERLSKATDCEQLKHLNGDLIEQLRFLVEEPRGQRFVVNINVPSQSNAQTSNGSPIAASSMRKRHHSNSERVKRSIKSQLNLVQQLDIMSPPASCHNVDTTPLESLPGNVDLLRQTECAAHTVEKRDDNFTQEPHKQCDSDKNNSTNDITTRNRNNSIRISSDDVSSVRSCEMDIDDKKKEESVINTIPKQYTTATSTEELLSFSSTEVQTIPYEIPESESESNDEPIENLSILTKEILNRTDLQECIAENINKAIIPTDLSLKDENLNESMVGEGNTSIMAELNNAIKSIVEATESDPVFEKFIDEIIGPHTETDTSPEEDGEGKLSPKSVNEAQEKQMEVEASVSNVGSPEPVVIDTKVSAEDGTADVPLKHRLRSSSRQQYNRIEDEVDKARDQEKDQIALEDQNAAAVLSIINANIVNSVPDSGKRTLDTKEIITTDDSNEQKMQTMQIPLINKNDAIKPLTATNVQKTNVTQLQIQPKVKKSTVKRPRPTKPKRDQTAINNQSSSVQSDTIQPITEHEIMAMPTLIVCSQEEVNNFLINRSSTITSTSTSRFIPIAPKDSDSINKGTAETLYLRAVNVAQKVPAVKTLPSLVEEPNDPANQVGLLQSTRKNGNVNKRLKTIHKTDATVPIITIDQQVLNRPLEPVQNGKIVGGESITLYGNDETSAKTSLDSTNMPMINLEENISLSESGLSPYLKFNCSKTNQSHNLSDIDLAPVMESAANPTTNNNKSTRSPKNVDIITKRTPKSLLKSRSKNHRLSLSTPRKRNSHVRALDFSTPTRTTSSTRKTRGDTPFTSAKRLKSVCRTTLFRSPSLSSTSAQKQKSPMKVNQSYRIPIATRSPAPKLMGGWDKYNGVGVIIGEVSPHGSTSASCSSSEDRIIQHKPSKPLAGNWDADLRRNIESNKGDEKDKPEIKEPVKRRRNSIKDRNDVICKKTKYNSRSKSNERKSCGKLKVNRKLKHNAENTNGSEENSQENIITESQNNEKENITEATVNPVSSSTNKSDKISESTNTCETSAKTNSTSAPTSGAVAVETKPVKKYVQLTTIATNLSRKSDNGKVKNMEIAQMSEVSRIISVDSTQHILPDMISLETPRKFDNISGPPPTPRVLSPSSNLITPFIKVSEDSTKIRSFITTPEFPITPGVALTPKEETTRDILKRGEYNSPYYKPTSEQAQDSDLKVSKPKDSSTQESPILSSSHIKLHSTHNSLISGNQTCTSSKLEITEFEVIKENLPREEAIREFKIASKDSGIVAELNASIVIDHHVDLIQVNEIKGVGEHRETIIDANYVNDSHNDSVASSSSSSSSSSSSSSSSSSTSSSSNTSTNTCSPNGKCDKASSKMSTDISSDFAEKSINAPKDTHDVAAIPSDACKKSDSAIEAESSPKKVFAITKTDDQLKDTLKETPVKDETLLNEADISETPSSSKSGVETINLTTRISAIMTEDENLSRSNKSSKSSGKIQINKSRAQPKIIDIQCIRPGSVKFIQPPKPIQNEPEREQSTLMHDKLMQHRQLLEEKRQRIMAKIRDNSKLNLPSGTKRKCILTGKTADTLKKFGRGKRIIRPPARYARDVNKNTEPQDNRQETSRKSTRRKYESQKQNLVNKCNDNEEETTNRVAASKSTNPSLTNYGNNSNKPLDDYTTKQLHESNVCENNVIENCMSESTQPRNSLSKDQDHLKDMPDSKENTEKNCNVKSVDKEGTGETFNNTTVQKKILKKERNSGKYIVVQETLAPDKVKNDQTEDKASKLRQFPNNIDKSDNKILRFKVDQVKRDLFSDEENDHKTSSTVSAKDDKTKKIADAETQNADEASDKKENANVENPKQELSTVLQCLQLVPASKKEQSNNGKNQTEKQHKEQSELESDGDGESHQMVDVHNGIKAEYHFVYDDSVPMKKRRRRYSAHELQIKINHADFSNSNPVECIKIMKATELEEIFNRPPKKRTASKKSRTKNEKVCETPNFQADKDVLNLKDDTTKPLATSSPIDEPSRAKTNKTIIKTAAANKTNNNTQSDARKKQKPDKHQEKVTDTTTKSRKRKLSEARETKPVEKKCTTDPQILLSNLDEVDLNKFLSTVHGPE
- the LOC139816006 gene encoding uncharacterized protein isoform X2 — its product is MEALLPSEIARLVLGYLEDQKCAEAAKLFLETSPHLQECRTVLSCGRRFSTRVNGLTLMDIVEKFSAISTMIQERLSKATDCEQLKHLNGDLIEQLRFLVEEPRGQRFVVNINVPSQSNAQTSNGSPIAASSMRKRHHSNSERVKRSIKSQLNLVQQLDIMSPPSCHNVDTTPLESLPGNVDLLRQTECAAHTVEKRDDNFTQEPHKQCDSDKNNSTNDITTRNRNNSIRISSDDVSSVRSCEMDIDDKKKEESVINTIPKQYTTATSTEELLSFSSTEVQTIPYEIPESESESNDEPIENLSILTKEILNRTDLQECIAENINKAIIPTDLSLKDENLNESMVGEGNTSIMAELNNAIKSIVEATESDPVFEKFIDEIIGPHTETDTSPEEDGEGKLSPKSVNEAQEKQMEVEASVSNVGSPEPVVIDTKVSAEDGTADVPLKHRLRSSSRQQYNRIEDEVDKARDQEKDQIALEDQNAAAVLSIINANIVNSVPDSGKRTLDTKEIITTDDSNEQKMQTMQIPLINKNDAIKPLTATNVQKTNVTQLQIQPKVKKSTVKRPRPTKPKRDQTAINNQSSSVQSDTIQPITEHEIMAMPTLIVCSQEEVNNFLINRSSTITSTSTSRFIPIAPKDSDSINKGTAETLYLRAVNVAQKVPAVKTLPSLVEEPNDPANQVGLLQSTRKNGNVNKRLKTIHKTDATVPIITIDQQVLNRPLEPVQNGKIVGGESITLYGNDETSAKTSLDSTNMPMINLEENISLSESGLSPYLKFNCSKTNQSHNLSDIDLAPVMESAANPTTNNNKSTRSPKNVDIITKRTPKSLLKSRSKNHRLSLSTPRKRNSHVRALDFSTPTRTTSSTRKTRGDTPFTSAKRLKSVCRTTLFRSPSLSSTSAQKQKSPMKVNQSYRIPIATRSPAPKLMGGWDKYNGVGVIIGEVSPHGSTSASCSSSEDRIIQHKPSKPLAGNWDADLRRNIESNKGDEKDKPEIKEPVKRRRNSIKDRNDVICKKTKYNSRSKSNERKSCGKLKVNRKLKHNAENTNGSEENSQENIITESQNNEKENITEATVNPVSSSTNKSDKISESTNTCETSAKTNSTSAPTSGAVAVETKPVKKYVQLTTIATNLSRKSDNGKVKNMEIAQMSEVSRIISVDSTQHILPDMISLETPRKFDNISGPPPTPRVLSPSSNLITPFIKVSEDSTKIRSFITTPEFPITPGVALTPKEETTRDILKRGEYNSPYYKPTSEQAQDSDLKVSKPKDSSTQESPILSSSHIKLHSTHNSLISGNQTCTSSKLEITEFEVIKENLPREEAIREFKIASKDSGIVAELNASIVIDHHVDLIQVNEIKGVGEHRETIIDANYVNDSHNDSVASSSSSSSSSSSSSSSSSSTSSSSNTSTNTCSPNGKCDKASSKMSTDISSDFAEKSINAPKDTHDVAAIPSDACKKSDSAIEAESSPKKVFAITKTDDQLKDTLKETPVKDETLLNEADISETPSSSKSGVETINLTTRISAIMTEDENLSRSNKSSKSSGKIQINKSRAQPKIIDIQCIRPGSVKFIQPPKPIQNEPEREQSTLMHDKLMQHRQLLEEKRQRIMAKIRDNSKLNLPSGTKRKCILTGKTADTLKKFGRGKRIIRPPARYARDVNKNTEPQDNRQETSRKSTRRKYESQKQNLVNKCNDNEEETTNRVAASKSTNPSLTNYGNNSNKPLDDYTTKQLHESNVCENNVIENCMSESTQPRNSLSKDQDHLKDMPDSKENTEKNCNVKSVDKEGTGETFNNTTVQKKILKKERNSGKYIVVQETLAPDKVKNDQTEDKASKLRQFPNNIDKSDNKILRFKVDQVKRDLFSDEENDHKTSSTVSAKDDKTKKIADAETQNADEASDKKENANVENPKQELSTVLQCLQLVPASKKEQSNNGKNQTEKQHKEQSELESDGDGESHQMVDVHNGIKAEYHFVYDDSVPMKKRRRRYSAHELQIKINHADFSNSNPVECIKIMKATELEEIFNRPPKKRTASKKSRTKNEKVCETPNFQADKDVLNLKDDTTKPLATSSPIDEPSRAKTNKTIIKTAAANKTNNNTQSDARKKQKPDKHQEKVTDTTTKSRKRKLSEARETKPVEKKCTTDPQILLSNLDEVDLNKFLSTVHGPE